The Zymoseptoria tritici IPO323 chromosome 4, whole genome shotgun sequence genome includes the window TGTGATCACCCAGGAAGCTGTGCAATCGTGGACGATTTTTTGTAACTGGGATACCTGTCCTCGTCTGTGGACATCCTGTGCGTATATACGCCTCGGCAGCCCCATCAATGTCCATGGTCACTTTTCTCACCCACCATTCCTTTCCCAAAAGCGTTACTCATCCCACAAGCGGCTGCGATCCCTGCGGCAGCTTCACCTTGAACAACAATGCCTGGTTGTCCAAGTTGTACCCGCTGGCATCCGCATACTTGAACTCTCCACCCTTCAGATATCCATCCTGCGTAATGAAGTCGTTGTCCGAGAAGGACAGCAGGTAATACTCGTCCGCATCATCCTTGCGTCCGAAACCATAACCAGGCTGTGCGTTCACAGGCACGAGAGCCAGAGATTCCCATTTCTCGTTGAGCAGACCGTCACTTTGAGCTCCACCGTTCCTCACGCCGAATCGGTTGAGCTGCGAGTTGACATTGAAGTCCAACCAGCTGCAGTACGCCGCAGCTGTGGTATTGCTGTTCAGCACACCAGCTGACGTGGCCACCTGGCAGCCCTGGCAGTCCGACTTGCCAGCCACGTTGGTCGCACCAGAAATGTCAAAGACGTCGACGTGGCGGTACTGGCTGGTTGTGCTGGCCCCCTGGCCACGTCCAGCATTAGAGTCACGGGCCAGGACGAGGAATTGAGTTGGCGAGATGTAGTGGATTTCGGATTGGCGTGCGACGTCATTGTTACCGAAGCGCGCAAGAGGGACGACGTACTCGGCCTCCAGCTTGGCGACGGCGAAAGGGTTGGAGATGTCGTAGACGAGGAAACGGGCGTTGCGggaagtcttcttcttggagcCACCGTCTTGAATGAGAGCGGATTGGGCGAGAGCGTAGAGCTTCGTACCGGATGGGTTTGTCGTTAGGCCTTCGAGACCTTGGTTGTTGGCGCGCCCAGTTGTAGGATCGACTGGGTTGGGTACAAGAGCAGGGTCGTAGCGAGGTGGGTTGTCGGAGCTGTAGGATACGGAACCATTGCGAATGGGCGTGAAGGCCGGTGGTGGACGGATAGCGCGGATCATGCGTCCGGTCGGAGAGAATTGGTAGACGAAGTCACCGTACTCGTCGGATACCCAGAACGTGCCGCCACGGCCGAGAACGAGACCTTCAGCGTCGATTACAACTCTGCTACCTCCTGATCCAGAGCCGCCAAAACCGTCGCCTGTGTAGTTCGCAGAGGGAAGCTCGCCACATTCCGGAAAATTGAGGTATGGTCCGGTCAGACCGCCATCGAGACCGACTGTTGGCTGGCCACGAGGGTCTGTTAGGAGGATGGTGTCCAGGTAGGTAAACTCGATGTTCGGCCGGCTTGGATtttgagaggaagaagaaggagaaggagtgaATGAAACCAAATGCTTCTGGATGCGTGATTGGTAATTGAGCGTGCCCTCCGTGTTCCAGCCTCTGTCGGGGAGACTGTAAAGTAGTCCCTTATAAGTCTTGCCAACTTTGACCCAGGAAAGGCGGTCGATAGCAATGGATGAGCCGATGCCACCGATTGTGTCGCCGAATTTGTCGCGAGCATTGCCGGGAATGAACCCGTAGCCCGCGAGTTCCTCGTAGACGTATGTCTGGCCGTTGCAGGTTGTTGTATTGACGGCAGAAGTGCTGTTGGATTGTGCGATCGAGAATtgagagaaggagaggacggACAGAGGCACTGTGGCCAGGAAGGACTTGGTGAAACGCATGTCTATTGCTGAGGTCAGATCTCAAGTCTTGCCTCTGGCAAAAGAACGAACGAGAACGTGGTGGTTGATGTAAGGATTTAGACTCCTTGCTGAGCCTTCTTTATATGACCCTGGTCCCTACCTGTCAATTCTCTAGCTCACATCGGTAGAGCATCTACGCAACGCCATCAACGTGGGAGTCTCCGAGGATCTGGTCGTCTTTGCGTGGAATAGATGGAGAAGAGTGggaagaggtgaggtcggcTGAAGCATATTGAACGATCGGCGGGGTCTGGGGCTGccacgaggaggaagccagCGCTGTGATTTGATGGGCATTTGATGGACGATCATCGCGTGGAGCTCGGCGCTGCATCAAATCGTCTAGTGACATCCGCTGTGACGGCGATTGGTAACGAGACAAGCCCAGAAGTTGGGAGAGTGCGTGTTGCGTGTTGCGTGTTGCTTGGGTTGGAAGTCGAGAGAAAGAGGAAGGTGGAATCTTCAAGCCGACTTCGGGTTGCTCGGGTTGTTCGGATCGGATTGGAGCTTGGTGAAGCTTCCGGAGTGGCCTCCGCCCTCGACCTCATCCGTGAGCTCTACGTGAAGCACACACCTACATATCCAGACCAAGACCACTCATTATGTCCCAGTCAAAGTAAGCACGCCCTCAACAAAGCCCATTTCTCGCACGACCAAGATCTAACCCCCTCCCAGCGTCTGGACTCAACGCTCCAAACCCTCCTCGGCCTCCGCATCCCGCACCCCTCAAAAccgctcctccaccgcctctcCCATCCAACCCGAAACATCTCGACAAGAGAACAGCGGTAGCAATGGCAGTCGACCTTCCGTGAACAATGCATGGGGTCAGCGCGGTacaggaggcggagaagcacACAGCTCGTCGGGAAGTGGATTCAATGCGAACGAGGTGAAAGCGTTCCTAAGCAGGGAGCCTGCGCCGGAGGCCTACGCGGGTGCGAAGACGAGTGGGGCCGCGGCTTGGGGATCGAAGGGTAGGTCCCACGTCTTGGAGTGGATGGAGGACGTGACGGGGAGTGGGCTCGCGGACTGACGAGGTGTGCAGCGAATGCAATGGCGAACGGACAGCCGTTTTTGGGACAGTTGGCAAAGCAGATCGCGGCTGTCGAGGGTGGTGGTTGAAGTGTCGCGGATGAAGTGTGGAAAGTGAGaagtgagagagagagagcggAATTGCCATCACGAAGGAATGCACAGAGGAGAACTACGGACTGCAAACGAAGAAGCCGTATACCGCAGGATAACGAAGTCAATGACAACGCAGATCACAAATCGCTGTTAGGACGCTACTGAGCACTGCCGGATGGGAGTCGAGCTCTTCGCAAACAATACGCCCTCAGAACATACGTGGAAAAGCTAACGCAGCGTTTCGTCCCTCGTCACAGCGATCCAAGCCGAAGACCACAATTGCCTCACATTACTCTCCGTCGGATTGACACCAGCAGACGGCGGCAAATCTCCTGTCGAGACTCGTTAGTCAGAGACCTCCAtgcctcctcatcaacaaaGGGAAGCAGGAACTCACCCCAGGGCT containing:
- a CDS encoding uncharacterized protein (conserved hypothetical protein, unknown function, COG4222 Superfamily), with the translated sequence MRFTKSFLATVPLSVLSFSQFSIAQSNSTSAVNTTTCNGQTYVYEELAGYGFIPGNARDKFGDTIGGIGSSIAIDRLSWVKVGKTYKGLLYSLPDRGWNTEGTLNYQSRIQKHLVSFTPSPSSSSQNPSRPNIEFTYLDTILLTDPRGQPTVGLDGGLTGPYLNFPECGELPSANYTGDGFGGSGSGGSRVVIDAEGLVLGRGGTFWVSDEYGDFVYQFSPTGRMIRAIRPPPAFTPIRNGSVSYSSDNPPRYDPALVPNPVDPTTGRANNQGLEGLTTNPSGTKLYALAQSALIQDGGSKKKTSRNARFLVYDISNPFAVAKLEAEYVVPLARFGNNDVARQSEIHYISPTQFLVLARDSNAGRGQGASTTSQYRHVDVFDISGATNVAGKSDCQGCQVATSAGVLNSNTTAAAYCSWLDFNVNSQLNRFGVRNGGAQSDGLLNEKWESLALVPVNAQPGYGFGRKDDADEYYLLSFSDNDFITQDGYLKGGEFKYADASGYNLDNQALLFKVKLPQGSQPLVG